A window of the Fusarium fujikuroi IMI 58289 draft genome, chromosome FFUJ_chr09 genome harbors these coding sequences:
- a CDS encoding related to transcription activator amyR — translation MSSPVATKLSKVRQACDVCHKRKIRCNGCRPCHNCQGLDISCTYLAIPKKTGPKGPRYVRRPRQRPAPTTFSSTSPEVNIPSIKSNNTASAPCPKQFIESPQMTDAVIRWCLDAYFKHKYPLTPILHRPHLEQTPRSTEQYGLITACCAVIALSPEILSPCPVEDNFAIPSADFLIAETLRAREYCNLIEHPSLMHIQTSFFLHAAFFSINKDNSAWYYLQEAITMLQTLRLHEETTYADDDAGDQIFVKYAQRMFWVLFITERAYALQRNRPIRLQDTLKLPDVDPMSSDAEILRGFLDLISLFRPFGQDFISQWNSPASSTSTDFANLFRLQYLLKHSLPNLSNHSQVQQADLLISRQWLKIVVWKLCASKRVLSTANSEDVMSLHYPASIARDIVMVSQLLPTQAFEANGIGIVEKVFDVGCSLADLLSLVPLEYQGSTIDVGVIDTLMETVKIVGTRFGGSYRHLDILVGKASGCLLMNVDRSLPPPDDDNQDNMEEI, via the coding sequence ATGTCAAGTCCAGTGGCGACAAAACTATCAAAAGTCAGGCAAGCATGCGACGTCTGCCATAAGCGAAAGATTCGCTGTAATGGCTGTCGGCCGTGTCACAATTGCCAAGGTTTGGACATAAGCTGTACTTATTTGGCGATACCTAAAAAGACGGGACCTAAAGGACCGCGATATGTTCGGAGGCCCAGACAGCGACCGGCACCAACTACATTTTCATCCACCAGCCCTGAGGTTAACATCCCCAGCATCAAGTCAAACAACACGGCATCTGCACCATGTCCGAAACAGTTCATAGAGTCGCCTCAAATGACTGACGCAGTTATTCGATGGTGTCTCGACGCGTACTTCAAGCATAAATACCCACTTACCCCAATTCTACATCGCCCTCACCTCGAAcaaacaccaagatcaacagaGCAGTATGGCTTAATAACCGCATGTTGTGCTGTGATCGCCCTATCGCCAGAAATACTATCGCCTTGTCCCGTGGAGGACAATTTCGCAATTCCGTCTGCCGATTTCTTAATAGCGGAAACTCTTCGTGCAAGAGAGTATTGCAATCTCATTGAACACCCATCTTTGATGCATATCCAAACGTCATTCTTTCTTCACGCTGCATTCTTCTcaataaataaagataattcGGCTTGGTATTACCTGCAGGAAGCTATCACAATGCTTCAGACATTACGTTTGCACGAGGAGACTACCTacgctgatgatgatgcgggTGACCAAATCTTTGTCAAGTACGCTCAGCGGATGTTTTGGGTACTCTTCATCACTGAGAGAGCATATGCTTTGCAAAGAAATCGCCCGATCAGATTGCAAGACACACTAAAGCTTCCAGACGTCGACCCAATGTCGTCTGACGCAGAGATTCTACGCGgctttcttgatctcatctcCCTCTTTCGCCCATTCGGCCAAGACTTCATCTCGCAGTGGAACTCCCCAGCATCATCCACTTCGACAGACTTCGCAAACCTATTCCGATTGCAGTATCTTCTCAAACATTCGCTTCCGAACCTTTCAAATCACTCCCAAGTCCAACAAGCAGATCTTCTCATATCGCGCCAATGGCTCAAGATCGTTGTCTGGAAATTGTGCGCTTCAAAGAGGGTTCTCTCAACTGCCAATAGCGAGGATGTGATGTCATTGCACTACCCAGCCAGTATCGCACGCGACATCGTGATGGTATCGCAATTACTGCCGACTCAGGCTTTTGAGGCTAATGGAATCGGGATTGTTGAGAAGGTCTTTGATGTTGGCTGCTCGTTGGCGGATCTGCTATCGTTGGTACCTCTGGAATACCAGGGCTCAACTATCGATGTTGGGGTTATTGATACACTTATGGAGACAGTGAAAATTGTTGGGACGAGGTTTGGGGGCAGTTATCGGCACTTGGACATATTGGTTGGCAAGGCGAGCGGGTGTCTTCTAATGAACGTGGATCGAAGTCTTCCTCCACCAGATGATGACAATCAGGACAATATGGAGGAGATCTGA
- a CDS encoding related to maltose permease gives MTTKVEAIATVSDHVEKAPDSIAIQKAIDAQDLTPKQQYQRLWTNLRKDKRFVLWSIYIMSLVFGWGYDAGLSGVAVAFPEFRKVYGEYYSVGDQYVIPALWQSLWNAASTIGQVFGAFLAGQFADWVGRKAVLWTAVALSISSSFALVFAPSLPILFVSKLLLGLSVGLSTVTPPLYVTENAPAALRSSLSSLTNVIIVLGFFLSSITGWGSSKIKGEWSFRLAFVMTFLVPTLFAIGLPFLPESPVWYVKKGRDDDARKAIFKLYGTSIDVEERLEFIKSELEVTAGEANMAKQTSWKAIFSKEHRTRTLIAVMGLQSQNFSGGYFANTYQTYYFELIGQSDPFGLTAISSTLQFLSNCVAVCVSDVLPRRKSLIGGGTLLCCWSIIIAGTSLAGTANTAANTALLAFMITWSMLYTGTVGCFGWAIAQETAAQATRPKTIAFSLVCQQLTALMLSSVFPYFINPDQLNWGGKVMFLFVGAEVFILATLFWFQPETKNRTYHDIDCLYAEGVPPRKFSKYVVNDGAVVRKPAVEKK, from the exons ATGACCACCAAagttgaagccatcgccacTGTGTCCGACCATGTCGAAAAGGCACCAGACTCCATCGCCATCCAAAAAGCCATTGACGCTCAAGACCTCACACCCAAGCAACAGTACCAGCGCCTCTGGACAAACCTCAGGAAAGACAAGCGCTTCGTCCTATGGTCCATCTACATCATGTCCCTAGTCTTTGGCTGGGGTTATGATGCTGGTCTCTCAGGTGTAGCTGTTGCCTTCCCCGAGTTCCGAAAGGTCTACGGAGAGTACTACAGCGTTGGTGATCAATATGTCATCCCGGCGCTGTGGCAGTCTCTTTGGAACGCTGCTAGTACGATTGGCCAGGTCTTTGGCGCGTTTCTGGCGGGTCAGTTTGCAGATTGGGTTGGACGAAAGGCTGTTCTTTGGACGGCCGTCGCTCTATCTATTTCGTCTTCTTTCGCGCTGGTCTTTGCTCCCAGTCTGCCTATCCTCTTCGTCTCTAAGCTTCTGCTTGGGCTTTCCGTTGGTCTATCAACTGTCACGCCTCCTCTGTACGTAACAGAGAATGCACCAGCCGCTCTTCGAAGCTCTCTTAGCTCCCTGACCAACGTGATCATCGTTCTGGGCTTTTTCCTCTCCTCCATCACTGGCTGGGGCTCttccaagatcaagggcGAATGGAGCTTCCGACTTGCTTTTGTCATGACCTTCCTCGTCCCTACTCTCTTCGCCATTGGTCTTCCTTTCCTTCCCGAGTCACCTGTTTGGTACGTCAAGAAGGGTCGCGATGACGATGCTCGAAaggccatcttcaagctttaTGGTACATctattgatgttgaggaaagACTTGAGTTCATCAAGTCTGAACTCGAGGTCACTGCTGGTGAGGCCAACATGGCTAAGCAGACCAGCTGGaaggccatcttctccaaggagCACCGAACCAGAACCCTCATTGCTGTTATGGGACTTCAGTCTCAGAACTTCTCCGGTGGATACTTTGCCA ACACTTACCAGACCTACTACTTCGAACTCATCGGCCAATCCGACCCCTTCGGCCTCACAGCTATTTCCTCAACTCTCCAGTTCCTCTCCAACTGCGTCGCCGTTTGCGTCTCCGATGTCCTCCCCCGTCGAAAGTCCCTCATCGGGGGCGGTACACTTCTCTGCTGCTGGTCCATAATCATCGCCGGAACCTCCCTCGCAGGGACTGCCAATACAGCCGCCAACACTGCTCTCCTCGCCTTCATGATCACCTGGTCGATGCTCTACACTGGTACGGTTGGCTGCTTCGGATGGGCTATCGCTCAGGAAACCGCTGCTCAGGCTACACGTCCCAAGACCATTGCTTTCAGTCTTGTTTGTCAACAGCTCACCGCGCTTATGCTGTCTTCCGTGTTTCCTTATTTCATCAATCCTGATCAATTGAACTGGGGCGGAAAGGTCATGTTCCTGTTTGTTGGGGCTGAggtcttcatcttggctACGCTGTTCTGGTTCCAGCCTGAGACGAAGAACAGGACTTATCATGACATTGATTGCCTGTATGCTGAGGGTGTTCCCCCCAGAAAGTTCTCCAAGTATGTTGTCAACGACGGTGCTGTTGTGCGAAAGCCCGCcgtggagaagaagtga